In a single window of the Tellurirhabdus bombi genome:
- a CDS encoding aldehyde dehydrogenase (NADP(+)) gives MQNTFQAINPATGETLVGDFYESSTEEVNQACVQAAKAFKTYRKLSGADKAAFLERIADEIVALGDELLERAHLETGLPLPRLTGERGRTVGQLRLFAEYVREGSWVDARIDPALPERQPLPRVDLRQMLIPLGPVGIFGASNFPLAFSVAGGDTASALASGCTVVVKAHPAHPGTSDLVGKAIRKAVEASGLPEGVFQLVGGRGIDVGMAIVQHPAIKAIGFTGSFRGGKAIYDAAVRRIEPIPVYAEMGSTNPVFFLPQILKEKGLSLAQSYVDSVTLGAGQFCTNPGIAVIKQSDGGDAFISQARLAIKNTKPVPMLTQGIFQAYSSGVEKLNGVSRVIVAGTSETLVDGFSHGTPTLLSTTADVFIESPDLEDEVFGPSSLMVVADTRDEMLKVATNLEGHLTATVYGTPEELEEYADLLEILEQKVGRLIINGFPTGVEVSHAMTHGGPFPATTDSRSTSVGTNAIRRFARPVCYQNFPEALLPDELKAGNPLGIWRLWDGKMAQ, from the coding sequence ATGCAAAATACCTTCCAAGCAATTAATCCCGCCACCGGCGAAACGTTAGTCGGGGATTTCTACGAGTCTAGTACAGAAGAAGTTAATCAGGCCTGTGTCCAGGCGGCTAAAGCCTTCAAGACCTATCGCAAACTATCGGGTGCCGACAAAGCGGCCTTTCTGGAACGCATTGCCGACGAAATTGTAGCCTTGGGCGACGAACTTTTGGAGCGTGCACACCTCGAAACGGGCCTGCCTTTGCCGCGCCTGACGGGTGAGCGGGGCCGGACCGTTGGGCAATTGCGGCTTTTTGCGGAGTATGTCCGTGAAGGATCGTGGGTAGATGCCCGCATTGATCCGGCTCTTCCCGAACGCCAGCCGCTGCCTCGGGTGGATCTGCGTCAGATGCTGATTCCATTGGGACCCGTGGGTATATTCGGAGCGAGTAATTTTCCGTTGGCGTTTTCGGTTGCTGGTGGAGATACGGCGTCGGCCTTGGCCTCGGGCTGTACGGTGGTTGTCAAGGCACACCCTGCTCACCCAGGCACGTCTGATTTGGTCGGGAAAGCGATTCGCAAAGCGGTCGAAGCCAGCGGTTTGCCCGAAGGCGTTTTTCAATTGGTAGGTGGTCGTGGCATCGACGTAGGCATGGCCATTGTGCAGCATCCAGCCATCAAAGCCATTGGTTTTACCGGCTCTTTCCGGGGCGGGAAAGCCATCTATGACGCGGCTGTTCGGCGAATTGAGCCTATTCCTGTTTATGCAGAAATGGGCAGCACGAACCCGGTTTTCTTTTTGCCGCAAATACTGAAAGAAAAAGGGCTGAGTCTGGCGCAGTCGTACGTGGATTCAGTGACGCTGGGAGCCGGTCAATTCTGCACCAACCCCGGTATTGCCGTAATTAAGCAATCCGACGGTGGCGATGCGTTTATCAGCCAGGCGCGTCTGGCCATAAAAAACACGAAACCGGTTCCGATGCTGACGCAGGGCATTTTCCAGGCGTACAGCAGCGGTGTTGAGAAATTGAACGGCGTTTCGCGAGTGATTGTCGCAGGAACTTCAGAGACGTTGGTTGATGGCTTTTCGCACGGAACGCCTACGCTTTTATCCACTACGGCTGATGTCTTCATCGAAAGCCCGGATCTGGAGGATGAAGTGTTCGGGCCGAGTAGCCTGATGGTCGTTGCCGATACGCGGGACGAAATGCTTAAAGTAGCTACGAATCTGGAAGGTCACCTGACCGCTACGGTTTACGGAACGCCGGAAGAACTGGAAGAATACGCCGATTTGCTGGAAATTCTGGAGCAGAAAGTAGGGCGGTTGATTATCAATGGTTTCCCAACGGGCGTGGAAGTGAGCCATGCCATGACCCACGGGGGGCCTTTCCCGGCCACGACCGATTCGCGAAGCACGTCGGTAGGAACCAACGCGATCCGGCGGTTTGCCCGGCCCGTGTGTTACCAGAACTTTCCAGAAGCGCTTCTGCCCGATGAACTCAAGGCGGGTAATCCGCTGGGAATCTGGCGTCTATGGGATGGCAAAATGGCGCAATAA
- a CDS encoding diacylglycerol/lipid kinase family protein: MQSENKLNFLFVINPVSGGKTKDDWNNNIQAYFQETPHQIDFLTLNGENDEEKIQECIRKNQPDRIVAVGGDGTIKLVAEQILEKEIPLGILPAGSANGMARELGLSEEPEAALDVLLHGMPQPIDVIQINGKDICLHLSDIGLNAQLVKYYQVNKWRGKLGYARGVLRVLLRRRLLHVRIKTENKVINRAAFMIVLANARMYGTGAIINPDGNPQDGLFEVVVMRQIAFWEFLKMFWRFRPFDNKKIEIIPATSIHIETKKKAYFQIDGEYRGRIKEVEAVILPGKLKVLLPVQ; encoded by the coding sequence ATGCAATCTGAGAATAAGTTAAACTTTTTGTTTGTCATCAATCCCGTATCAGGTGGCAAAACAAAAGATGATTGGAACAACAATATTCAAGCTTATTTTCAGGAGACGCCGCATCAGATTGATTTTCTAACTCTGAACGGTGAGAATGACGAAGAGAAAATTCAGGAATGCATTCGTAAGAATCAGCCAGACCGCATTGTTGCCGTGGGCGGAGACGGAACCATTAAACTGGTTGCTGAGCAGATTCTGGAAAAAGAAATTCCGCTGGGAATCTTGCCAGCGGGCTCGGCCAACGGCATGGCTCGCGAACTTGGTTTGTCGGAAGAGCCGGAAGCCGCCCTGGATGTGCTGTTGCACGGGATGCCTCAACCCATTGACGTGATTCAAATCAACGGCAAGGATATTTGCCTGCACCTGAGCGATATCGGGCTGAATGCCCAATTGGTTAAATATTATCAGGTCAATAAATGGCGGGGTAAATTAGGCTACGCGCGCGGCGTTTTGCGGGTTCTGCTGCGGAGACGCCTGTTGCACGTACGCATTAAAACCGAAAATAAAGTCATTAACCGGGCTGCCTTTATGATTGTGCTGGCTAACGCCCGGATGTACGGAACAGGTGCCATTATCAACCCCGACGGAAATCCGCAGGATGGCTTGTTTGAAGTAGTCGTCATGCGGCAGATTGCGTTCTGGGAGTTCCTGAAGATGTTCTGGCGATTCCGGCCTTTCGATAATAAAAAGATTGAAATCATTCCCGCTACATCCATCCACATCGAAACCAAGAAAAAGGCTTATTTTCAGATCGATGGCGAATACCGGGGCCGTATCAAGGAAGTGGAAGCGGTCATTTTGCCCGGAAAATTGAAGGTTTTGTTGCCCGTACAGTAA
- a CDS encoding MFS transporter has product MVTAPTDSYAALRYPEFRFFVANSFLMTATLLIQEVILGYELYKMTHDPLALGLVGLAEAIPFISISLFGGHLADRREKRAILQRSLLVILLGSVILYLIFQPAFASFLTQTARLSVIYSVLALIGAAKGFYSPASSSLKPFLVPRELYLNSSTWSSSFWQAGAILGPGIAGFLYYWLGFDSTLLVIIGLFSICLLLLSFIKRHPIPVTADPQDSLLRSLKEGIRFVFKTKIILYSISLDLFSVLFGGVVAILPVFAADILHVGERGLGLLRAAPSAGALITMFALTRFPPTHNAWRNMLIAALGFGVFTIVFALSTNFLLSIFALFMTGAFDSISVIIRQTILQIFPPDHMRGRVASVNGIFVSSSNELGAFESGVLARLVGTAPSVMLGGIVTLVVVAYVYVKSKELFAVKLS; this is encoded by the coding sequence ATGGTTACTGCTCCTACTGATTCCTACGCTGCCTTACGCTACCCTGAATTTCGCTTTTTTGTTGCCAATAGTTTTCTGATGACCGCCACTTTGCTGATTCAGGAGGTTATTCTAGGCTACGAACTTTACAAGATGACTCACGACCCGCTGGCTCTGGGGCTGGTTGGACTGGCGGAAGCAATTCCGTTCATTAGTATTTCCCTATTTGGTGGCCACCTGGCCGACCGGCGTGAGAAACGCGCGATTCTTCAACGCAGCCTGCTGGTTATTCTGCTGGGCTCCGTAATTTTATATCTTATTTTCCAGCCTGCGTTTGCCAGCTTCTTGACCCAAACAGCGCGCTTATCGGTCATTTACAGCGTTCTGGCCTTGATTGGTGCAGCCAAAGGATTCTACTCACCAGCCAGTTCATCCTTGAAACCTTTCCTGGTTCCGCGTGAGCTTTATCTGAATTCATCTACCTGGAGCAGTTCATTCTGGCAGGCAGGGGCCATTTTAGGTCCGGGTATTGCCGGATTTCTGTATTACTGGCTTGGTTTTGACAGCACGTTGCTGGTGATTATTGGCTTATTCAGTATTTGTCTTCTGCTGCTGTCATTCATCAAGCGCCATCCAATTCCGGTTACTGCCGATCCGCAGGACAGTCTTTTAAGAAGTCTGAAAGAAGGCATTCGGTTTGTTTTTAAGACCAAAATTATCCTCTATTCCATCTCCCTTGACCTTTTTTCGGTCCTGTTTGGCGGCGTTGTGGCGATATTGCCCGTGTTTGCGGCGGACATTCTGCACGTTGGCGAACGGGGGCTGGGCCTGTTGCGGGCAGCTCCTTCGGCGGGGGCGCTCATCACGATGTTTGCGCTCACGCGTTTTCCACCCACGCACAATGCCTGGCGCAACATGCTCATTGCCGCGCTTGGTTTTGGGGTGTTTACTATTGTGTTTGCGCTTTCGACCAATTTTCTCCTGTCGATTTTTGCTTTATTCATGACGGGAGCTTTCGACAGCATCAGCGTGATAATTCGCCAGACGATCCTGCAAATCTTCCCGCCGGACCACATGCGAGGGCGGGTTGCCTCGGTAAACGGAATTTTTGTCAGTTCGTCCAATGAGCTTGGCGCCTTTGAGTCAGGGGTATTGGCCCGTCTGGTCGGGACGGCCCCCTCGGTCATGTTAGGAGGCATTGTCACGCTGGTTGTTGTGGCGTACGTATATGTAAAATCGAAAGAATTGTTTGCGGTTAAGCTGAGCTAG
- a CDS encoding sialidase family protein, with translation MKTLLNLLIVLLGTYQAIAADGQPVKIGANSSLPRFTTDHKGNPVLSWVEKKGDEIALYYSVSTDAGKTFGQKNRVLVPANTATHAEGMPKIAFKADGTVFALIEVRRPTEDAPRAGDVLFTTSSDNGKTWSATKPVHRDASPGKGHSFADIAQLPNGEIGIIWLDDKLASFDGRPVKFVQTLPGGGFSPEMVVDSNACQCCRTSITADQEGRIHLAWRDLLADGARDMSYAVSADGGKSFTAPRTILRDNWKINACPHSGIQLVPSKKALLATWYSGVDKKAGIRLMNLTENKLIENLSVAAMKHPQLSVLPNNKLALIWDEFVGEGPEAYQKIGLRVYDGSGNAKTSYLTPNGKTATLPAILTTNQGLVVAYEQHDDTNSQVVVTTVGL, from the coding sequence ATGAAAACACTGCTAAATCTGCTAATCGTGCTTTTAGGCACTTACCAAGCCATTGCCGCCGATGGTCAACCGGTTAAAATAGGAGCCAATTCGTCGTTGCCCCGTTTTACTACGGATCATAAAGGCAATCCAGTATTAAGCTGGGTAGAGAAAAAAGGCGACGAGATTGCGCTCTACTACAGCGTTTCAACCGATGCCGGGAAGACGTTCGGGCAAAAGAATCGGGTGCTGGTTCCGGCAAATACGGCGACTCACGCCGAAGGAATGCCGAAAATAGCTTTTAAAGCCGATGGGACCGTGTTCGCCTTGATTGAGGTGCGCCGACCTACCGAAGATGCGCCCCGTGCCGGTGACGTTCTGTTCACCACATCGAGCGATAACGGAAAAACCTGGTCGGCCACCAAGCCCGTTCACCGTGACGCCAGTCCCGGAAAAGGGCACTCATTTGCGGATATAGCGCAGCTGCCCAACGGCGAGATCGGAATTATCTGGCTGGATGACAAACTCGCTTCTTTCGACGGGCGTCCGGTAAAATTTGTCCAAACGCTGCCCGGCGGTGGTTTCAGCCCGGAAATGGTCGTGGATTCTAATGCCTGCCAATGCTGCCGCACCAGCATAACGGCCGATCAGGAAGGCCGAATTCACCTTGCCTGGCGGGATTTGCTGGCAGACGGTGCGCGGGATATGAGCTATGCCGTTTCGGCGGATGGGGGAAAATCGTTCACCGCACCCAGGACGATTTTGCGGGATAACTGGAAGATCAATGCCTGTCCGCACAGCGGTATTCAGTTGGTGCCGTCAAAAAAGGCGCTACTGGCCACCTGGTACAGCGGCGTTGACAAAAAAGCCGGGATTCGCCTGATGAATCTTACGGAGAACAAGCTGATCGAAAACCTGTCCGTAGCAGCCATGAAGCACCCGCAGCTGAGCGTTCTACCTAACAACAAATTGGCGTTGATTTGGGATGAGTTTGTAGGGGAAGGGCCGGAAGCGTACCAAAAGATTGGACTTCGGGTTTATGATGGGAGCGGGAACGCTAAAACAAGTTACTTAACGCCAAATGGCAAAACGGCTACTTTGCCTGCCATTCTGACAACTAATCAAGGGCTTGTAGTAGCTTATGAGCAACACGATGACACCAATTCGCAGGTGGTAGTTACTACCGTAGGCTTATAA
- a CDS encoding fumarylacetoacetate hydrolase family protein translates to MKLYRTRKGIIVEHDPGQNSGSERYYRAPSDDWDYLVNQDGLYEFLQREVLSTRAADEYAEWIQTDLLAPIGQQEIWASGVTYLRSREARIEESKDAGGGDFYARVYDADRPELFFKSTAARAVGSGGAVRIRKDSQWNVPEPELTLFITSSGKIVGYTVGNDMSSRDIEGENPLYLPQAKTYDGSAAIGPCLYVPEKPLSPETKIRIEIQRVEKQVFGDEIAINRMKRKHDELASFLYRECTFPYGCYLMTGTGIVPPDDFTLAVGDEVSITIEGIGTLINRVER, encoded by the coding sequence ATGAAACTCTACCGAACCCGAAAAGGCATTATTGTTGAGCACGATCCCGGACAAAATTCCGGATCGGAGCGCTATTACCGAGCTCCCAGCGACGATTGGGATTATTTGGTCAACCAGGATGGGTTGTACGAATTTCTGCAACGCGAAGTGCTGTCGACGCGGGCGGCTGACGAATATGCCGAGTGGATTCAGACCGATTTGCTGGCTCCGATTGGTCAACAGGAAATCTGGGCGTCGGGTGTAACCTACCTGCGCAGCCGGGAAGCCCGAATTGAGGAGTCCAAGGATGCGGGGGGAGGCGACTTTTACGCCAGGGTGTATGATGCGGATCGACCGGAGCTTTTTTTTAAATCGACTGCCGCCCGGGCCGTTGGGTCGGGTGGTGCCGTTCGGATTCGCAAAGATTCACAATGGAACGTACCTGAGCCTGAATTGACGCTTTTTATTACCTCAAGCGGCAAAATTGTTGGGTATACGGTTGGGAATGACATGAGTTCTCGGGATATTGAAGGCGAAAATCCGTTGTACTTACCCCAGGCAAAAACCTACGACGGAAGTGCTGCCATTGGGCCTTGCCTTTATGTACCAGAGAAGCCGCTGTCGCCGGAAACTAAGATTCGGATCGAGATTCAACGGGTTGAAAAACAGGTTTTTGGTGATGAGATAGCCATCAACCGCATGAAGCGGAAGCACGATGAATTAGCTTCTTTTCTGTACCGTGAGTGCACCTTTCCGTACGGTTGTTACCTGATGACCGGAACCGGAATTGTGCCGCCGGATGACTTTACGTTAGCCGTGGGCGACGAAGTTTCGATAACTATTGAGGGAATCGGAACGTTGATTAATCGAGTTGAACGTTAA
- a CDS encoding SMP-30/gluconolactonase/LRE family protein: MSRLLLPLICLTLALLGFDAPKKEKKLVKVWETDTTLRVPESVLYNPKDGFIYVSNIDGKPDGLDGNGFISRLTIDGKIEKLKWVVGLNAPKGMGIYNNRLYVTDLHRLVAINLTNGQAENTWDATDEKPFLNDVSIAKDGTVYVSDNRNNKIYRLKDKQWGVWMEGGQLDNPNGLLVVGKKLMVGSTKIGALQALDIETKTIMKIADGMGNTDGIVTDGKKNYFVSDWNGQLFYITAEGQKQQMLDSREQKTNTADIDYIANRKLLIVPTFFKNQVVAYRVE; encoded by the coding sequence ATGAGTCGTTTATTACTTCCGCTTATTTGCTTGACGCTGGCCCTGCTGGGCTTTGATGCTCCCAAAAAAGAGAAAAAATTGGTAAAAGTCTGGGAAACCGACACCACCCTGCGCGTTCCAGAATCCGTTTTGTATAACCCTAAAGACGGATTTATCTATGTGTCGAATATTGACGGCAAACCCGATGGCCTGGATGGAAATGGATTTATTTCGCGTCTAACCATCGACGGAAAAATCGAGAAGCTAAAATGGGTTGTTGGCCTAAACGCTCCCAAGGGTATGGGCATTTACAACAATAGACTTTATGTTACTGACTTACATCGGTTGGTAGCCATCAACTTAACCAACGGACAGGCAGAAAATACGTGGGATGCCACAGACGAAAAACCCTTCCTGAACGATGTTAGCATCGCTAAAGACGGAACGGTTTACGTTTCCGATAACCGCAACAACAAGATTTACCGCCTAAAAGACAAGCAGTGGGGCGTGTGGATGGAAGGCGGCCAGCTCGACAATCCGAATGGCCTGTTGGTTGTGGGTAAAAAACTGATGGTTGGTAGCACAAAAATTGGTGCACTCCAGGCGTTGGACATTGAGACCAAGACCATCATGAAAATTGCAGATGGCATGGGTAATACCGACGGCATCGTTACGGATGGCAAGAAAAATTACTTTGTTTCGGATTGGAACGGCCAGCTTTTCTACATCACGGCGGAGGGCCAGAAGCAGCAAATGCTCGATTCGCGGGAGCAGAAAACAAATACCGCCGATATTGATTATATAGCCAATCGCAAACTGCTGATCGTCCCTACTTTCTTTAAAAATCAGGTAGTTGCCTACCGGGTTGAGTAA
- a CDS encoding TonB-dependent receptor → MQRILFLVLILVVGSTPSLRAQHIVYQGKLFDALTKEPIPGVTVLAVGTTAATMTDEQGAFRLNCPQPCESLKISHIGYKEQVLRAEAKPVLVALQPKVEDLQTVVVTASREAQARTEAPVAISRLSPVLIQETKPTNLYELINKTPGVVMANLNNEQHTMGIRQPFNTNAYFLYLEDGVPVRPMGVFNHNALIEMNVLAVSSVEVVKGPASSLYGPEAVGGAINFITHKPTVVPVVRVGILGDQWGYQRVQYGLGGMLNKRLGVYVGGFVARQRDGWQTRSDFDKISFNGRADYKFSDKTRLIGTFAYNNYDSQTGGSVDSIAFYKRQYTSTTDFTYRKVYALRSRLTLEHTWSGKSESFITAFYRDNSIKQNPNYSIRWQSGATTATGEINDNAFRSYGLIAQHSQRFSFLNSRLLVGGMFDYSPTDYYAYQTRLQALLRPDKKSVEKYTLLEELPNQFLSRYQANIHNSAVYAQFDAEPVARLRVSLGARYDRMAFDYENYLDESNGTKSYGQLTPKLGLTYDLGHSRGLYANVSRGFSPPGLTAIFRKRPVALPNGDAFYYNLQPAQFNNYEVGGWASFLSRKIYVDWAVYQMDGRNELLSIRQPDNSTDYQSVGQTRHRGVEYSLTYKPTAAWFFRFGGTNATHQFVDFALSNRQNDVLRNVNGYDMPQAPRWIANTEVTYKPRWAKGLRTSIEWQRISPWFQDQINTVRYADRGAFGARGVSVLNFRAGYEWKGFELFTNILNLSNELYANGATRGNNATDRTTFTPAAPRTFTVGLQYEWSKK, encoded by the coding sequence ATGCAACGCATTTTATTTTTAGTACTTATCCTGGTGGTAGGTTCAACGCCGTCGCTCCGGGCGCAACATATTGTTTATCAGGGGAAATTATTTGACGCTTTAACGAAAGAACCCATACCGGGAGTTACTGTCCTGGCCGTAGGAACAACAGCGGCAACGATGACCGACGAGCAGGGGGCATTCCGCCTGAACTGCCCACAGCCTTGTGAATCCTTGAAAATAAGCCACATTGGCTACAAAGAGCAAGTTTTGAGGGCGGAGGCGAAGCCCGTGCTTGTTGCCCTGCAACCCAAAGTAGAAGACCTGCAAACGGTGGTCGTTACGGCCAGTCGGGAGGCGCAGGCACGTACGGAAGCGCCCGTGGCCATTTCCAGACTTTCCCCGGTTCTGATTCAGGAGACCAAACCCACGAACTTGTATGAGCTGATTAACAAAACGCCGGGCGTGGTCATGGCAAACCTCAACAACGAGCAACATACAATGGGCATTCGGCAGCCTTTTAATACAAACGCCTACTTTCTGTACCTGGAAGACGGAGTTCCGGTAAGACCGATGGGGGTTTTCAATCACAATGCGCTGATCGAGATGAACGTACTGGCCGTGAGTTCGGTCGAGGTGGTGAAAGGGCCCGCCTCTTCCCTATACGGCCCGGAAGCGGTAGGAGGCGCGATCAATTTTATTACGCACAAACCAACTGTTGTTCCCGTCGTGCGGGTCGGTATTTTGGGCGATCAATGGGGCTACCAGCGCGTTCAGTATGGCTTAGGCGGTATGCTCAACAAACGGCTTGGGGTTTATGTGGGTGGCTTCGTGGCGCGGCAGCGAGACGGTTGGCAAACGAGAAGCGATTTTGATAAAATTTCGTTTAATGGCCGCGCTGACTACAAATTCAGCGACAAAACCCGTTTGATTGGCACGTTTGCGTACAACAATTATGATTCGCAGACGGGCGGCAGCGTCGATAGCATTGCGTTTTACAAGCGCCAGTATACCAGTACTACCGATTTTACGTACCGGAAAGTCTACGCGCTGCGCTCCCGCCTTACCCTGGAACACACGTGGTCAGGCAAATCGGAGAGTTTTATTACGGCCTTTTACCGGGATAACAGCATCAAACAAAACCCCAATTACAGCATCCGCTGGCAATCAGGCGCGACGACTGCTACCGGCGAAATCAACGATAATGCGTTTCGGAGCTACGGACTGATTGCCCAGCACAGCCAGCGTTTTAGCTTTCTGAATAGCCGACTGCTGGTAGGCGGTATGTTTGATTATTCGCCGACGGATTATTATGCCTACCAAACCCGCTTACAGGCCCTTTTGCGACCCGATAAAAAATCGGTTGAAAAGTATACCCTCCTGGAGGAGCTTCCAAATCAGTTCCTGAGCCGTTATCAGGCGAATATTCACAATTCGGCCGTGTATGCCCAATTTGATGCGGAGCCAGTGGCCCGTTTGCGGGTGTCACTAGGGGCGCGGTATGACCGGATGGCTTTTGATTATGAGAATTATCTGGATGAGTCGAACGGTACTAAGTCCTACGGGCAGCTAACTCCTAAACTCGGCTTAACCTACGATCTGGGCCATAGCCGGGGGCTATACGCGAACGTCAGCCGGGGTTTTTCGCCGCCGGGTTTGACGGCGATTTTCCGGAAGCGGCCCGTTGCGCTTCCAAATGGCGATGCGTTCTACTACAACCTTCAGCCCGCGCAGTTTAACAACTATGAAGTGGGAGGATGGGCGTCATTTTTATCGCGCAAAATATACGTGGATTGGGCGGTTTACCAGATGGATGGCCGCAACGAACTGCTCAGTATTCGGCAGCCCGATAATTCGACGGATTACCAAAGCGTTGGCCAGACGCGGCACCGGGGCGTGGAATATAGCCTGACCTACAAGCCAACGGCGGCCTGGTTTTTTCGGTTTGGGGGCACCAACGCGACGCATCAATTCGTTGATTTCGCCCTCAGCAACCGCCAGAACGATGTACTTCGTAACGTGAACGGCTATGACATGCCGCAGGCGCCCCGCTGGATTGCCAATACAGAAGTGACCTATAAACCACGCTGGGCCAAAGGCTTGCGGACCTCCATCGAATGGCAACGGATTAGTCCCTGGTTTCAAGATCAGATCAATACCGTGCGCTACGCCGACCGGGGTGCGTTCGGAGCGCGTGGGGTTAGCGTTCTCAATTTTAGAGCCGGTTACGAATGGAAAGGCTTCGAGCTATTTACCAACATCCTGAATCTGAGTAATGAACTGTATGCAAATGGAGCAACGCGTGGCAATAACGCCACCGACCGAACAACGTTCACCCCGGCGGCTCCGCGCACGTTTACCGTGGGCTTACAGTATGAATGGAGCAAAAAATAA
- a CDS encoding App1 family protein, with protein MSNNTSLGQKFLTWLRVTNQPVVKVYRGYGHANQAIIYGHVLHHSPLPRQKYRDSVAANTLGLLRMFFVRPYVGAKVRLANNPAVHTTTETDGFFKLEWTPEQPLAPGWHPIRVELSMDNEPPVWGEGQLFVPHPTQYGCISDIDDTFLISHSSNLRKRLRLLLTENARTRDAFADVVDHYRLLTHAGTIPHAPNPFFYVSSSEWNLYDYLIEFSNTNGLPMGVYLLSQIKRLPEVFKTGQGKHMTKFMRIVRVLDAYPKLRFILLGDDTQEDPDIYASVVSHFPQQIVCVYLRQVEPRKQEKTRFTVQKIQDAGVPCCYFRDSAEAIRHTKEIGLLPTEDANNQFGS; from the coding sequence ATGAGTAACAATACATCTTTGGGGCAGAAGTTTCTGACATGGCTGCGGGTAACCAATCAACCCGTTGTGAAAGTCTACCGGGGTTACGGCCACGCTAATCAGGCGATCATTTATGGCCACGTGTTGCATCATAGCCCGTTACCACGCCAAAAGTACCGCGATTCAGTGGCGGCCAATACGCTTGGCCTGCTGCGCATGTTTTTTGTCCGTCCTTATGTGGGCGCTAAAGTTCGCCTGGCCAATAATCCGGCGGTTCACACGACCACAGAAACGGATGGTTTTTTTAAGTTGGAATGGACCCCTGAACAACCTTTAGCACCGGGTTGGCATCCCATCCGCGTAGAATTGAGCATGGACAATGAACCTCCCGTTTGGGGTGAAGGCCAGTTGTTTGTGCCGCACCCAACGCAATATGGCTGCATTTCCGACATCGACGATACTTTTTTGATTTCTCATTCTTCAAATTTGCGGAAGCGGTTGCGCCTCTTACTAACCGAAAACGCCCGCACCCGTGACGCCTTTGCCGATGTAGTCGACCATTACCGGCTGCTTACGCACGCCGGAACCATTCCGCACGCACCCAATCCGTTCTTTTACGTATCCAGCAGCGAATGGAATTTGTATGATTACCTGATTGAATTTTCGAATACCAATGGCTTGCCGATGGGGGTTTATTTACTGAGCCAAATCAAGCGGCTACCGGAAGTTTTTAAGACCGGACAGGGCAAACACATGACAAAATTCATGCGAATCGTTCGTGTTCTGGATGCTTATCCAAAGCTTCGTTTTATTCTTTTAGGTGATGATACACAGGAAGATCCAGATATTTACGCTTCGGTTGTATCGCATTTTCCGCAGCAGATTGTCTGTGTTTATCTCCGGCAGGTAGAACCTAGAAAACAGGAAAAAACAAGATTCACTGTCCAGAAAATCCAGGATGCGGGCGTTCCATGCTGCTATTTCCGGGACAGCGCCGAGGCGATCCGGCATACCAAAGAAATTGGCTTGTTACCGACTGAGGATGCGAATAATCAGTTTGGCAGCTGA
- a CDS encoding SdiA-regulated domain-containing protein, with protein sequence MNKWIFALACLWLTSCNTKKADQVAENNPPVVLEKVPYSLDAPTETYTLPKELAEISGLSWYKKNKLLCIQDEEAEAFVFDLAKKKVTESYGFGGYGDYEGIEYVDGQIYALKSNGDLFRFKPGSKEIGRTPTDLPGKIEFEGLGYEPKSGRLLLAVKESERKNEKVVYSFHIKDQYMLKEIVLKNEQLEEAGITPKSFKPSGIAVHPQSGDVYWLTSTGKRVLITDRKGRIKASAPLDEKLLPQPEGICFSPEGDLYIATEAGSKKEKGKILKFAR encoded by the coding sequence ATGAATAAATGGATTTTTGCCTTAGCCTGTCTTTGGTTAACGAGCTGCAATACGAAAAAAGCGGATCAGGTCGCTGAGAATAACCCACCTGTCGTGCTAGAAAAAGTGCCCTATTCACTAGACGCGCCTACAGAAACCTATACGCTACCCAAAGAACTGGCCGAGATCTCGGGCTTATCCTGGTACAAAAAAAATAAGCTGCTTTGTATTCAGGATGAAGAGGCCGAAGCGTTTGTGTTCGATTTGGCCAAAAAGAAAGTGACAGAGTCGTATGGTTTTGGTGGGTACGGCGACTACGAGGGAATTGAGTACGTTGATGGCCAAATCTATGCCTTGAAAAGCAATGGCGACTTATTTCGCTTCAAGCCTGGCAGTAAAGAAATTGGACGTACACCCACTGATTTGCCCGGAAAAATAGAATTTGAGGGCTTGGGCTATGAGCCTAAGTCTGGCCGTTTGTTGCTGGCCGTGAAGGAGAGTGAGCGCAAAAACGAGAAGGTTGTTTACTCGTTTCACATCAAAGACCAATACATGCTAAAGGAAATAGTGCTGAAAAATGAGCAATTGGAAGAAGCGGGCATTACACCAAAATCATTCAAACCGTCGGGAATTGCGGTGCACCCGCAATCAGGGGATGTTTACTGGCTAACCTCAACGGGAAAACGCGTGCTGATTACGGATCGGAAAGGCCGCATCAAAGCTTCTGCGCCACTGGACGAGAAATTGCTGCCCCAGCCGGAAGGAATCTGTTTTTCGCCCGAAGGCGATTTGTACATTGCGACCGAAGCGGGGAGTAAAAAAGAGAAAGGAAAAATACTGAAATTCGCGCGCTGA